A stretch of Leptospira andrefontaineae DNA encodes these proteins:
- a CDS encoding glucan biosynthesis protein codes for MLFAVADRQQRRDREEPDFSSSPLLSVMEGEISDHNTHPTFKFSFSDLKGRARALSKLRYIPPKHSTTDFLKGLPWNQYKNIFFRPEKSVWKKEGNPFQLQFLHPGHLYNTNVRVFEVRGDFAREIPYDPSSFDLSKLKGVGELPPNLGYSGFKIHFPINTQEHTDEFAVFQGASYYRIISKKQWYGLSARGIAVNTGMPYPEDFPSFREFYVVKPDKTDSTITVYALLDGRTATGAYEFQITPGKVSAVKVNAEVTLRTKVDRLGIAPLTSMYWYSETRGIPKGQAYPESHDSDGLLIHSGKGEWIWRPLDNPRRSTTYSFPDENPRGFGLIQRDREFQNYQHSEMKYQLRPSAWVEPELPFGKGSVHLLENPTIQDSDDNMGAYWMPEPIPQPGTPFDFSYTVRWPDTDPLPDSMAKVVATRIGDAQGEPDLKMFYVDFKSSSLSSLDPFAYIQARIDTGENAELSEYSVQKIEETGVWRLTFGVYPKNKFRPSDLKAALSRNQEIISETWNFVLEPN; via the coding sequence TTGCTCTTTGCAGTCGCAGATAGACAGCAAAGGCGGGACAGAGAAGAACCTGATTTCTCTTCTTCTCCCTTACTGAGTGTGATGGAGGGAGAAATTTCCGACCACAATACTCATCCTACATTCAAGTTCTCATTTTCAGATCTCAAGGGCAGAGCTAGAGCACTATCTAAATTACGTTACATTCCACCTAAACATTCCACTACGGACTTTTTGAAAGGTCTTCCTTGGAATCAATATAAGAACATATTTTTTCGTCCTGAAAAATCGGTATGGAAGAAAGAAGGAAATCCTTTCCAATTACAGTTTTTACATCCTGGACATTTATATAATACGAATGTAAGAGTATTCGAGGTGAGAGGTGATTTTGCGAGAGAGATCCCATACGATCCTTCTTCATTCGACCTTTCTAAATTAAAAGGTGTAGGGGAACTTCCGCCTAATTTAGGTTATTCGGGATTTAAGATCCATTTTCCGATCAATACACAAGAGCATACGGACGAGTTTGCAGTTTTCCAAGGCGCAAGTTATTATAGGATCATTTCCAAAAAACAATGGTATGGGCTTTCTGCTCGAGGGATCGCAGTCAATACCGGTATGCCTTATCCGGAAGACTTTCCTTCTTTCCGGGAATTTTACGTAGTTAAACCGGATAAGACTGACTCTACGATCACTGTTTATGCTCTTTTAGATGGAAGGACTGCAACCGGCGCATACGAATTCCAGATCACTCCTGGAAAAGTTTCTGCAGTAAAAGTAAACGCAGAGGTGACTCTTAGGACAAAGGTGGATCGACTAGGGATTGCTCCTTTGACCAGTATGTATTGGTATAGTGAGACCAGAGGAATTCCTAAAGGCCAGGCTTATCCTGAATCTCATGACTCCGACGGATTATTGATCCATTCAGGAAAAGGAGAATGGATCTGGAGACCTCTGGATAATCCAAGACGTAGTACAACATATTCTTTCCCGGATGAAAATCCAAGAGGGTTCGGACTGATCCAAAGAGACAGGGAATTCCAAAATTACCAACATAGTGAGATGAAATACCAGCTCAGGCCGAGTGCTTGGGTGGAACCTGAACTTCCTTTTGGAAAAGGTTCAGTTCATCTTTTAGAAAATCCTACTATCCAAGATTCGGATGATAATATGGGAGCATACTGGATGCCGGAGCCTATTCCTCAACCCGGAACTCCATTCGATTTTTCTTATACAGTTCGTTGGCCGGATACTGATCCACTTCCTGATTCTATGGCAAAAGTGGTGGCGACTCGGATAGGTGATGCACAAGGAGAACCTGATCTGAAAATGTTCTATGTGGATTTCAAAAGTTCTTCTTTAAGTTCTTTGGATCCATTTGCATATATCCAGGCAAGAATAGACACCGGAGAAAACGCCGAATTATCCGAATATTCTGTCCAAAAGATAGAAGAGACCGGGGTATGGAGACTTACTTTCGGAGTGTATCCTAAAAATAAATTTAGGCCTTCTGATCTAAAAGCTGCATTAAGCAGAAACCAAGAGATCATTTCTGAAACATGGAATTTCGTACTTGAGCCGAACTAA
- the mdoH gene encoding glucans biosynthesis glucosyltransferase MdoH, with translation MNAEIFPTSIPEPGGILREAFDSRKFTYRRLGFVGVLGLLSLFGIYLEYRFLLINGISPLEWATLLLFCFLFPLLAFGATTAIFGTIQRIRGGDPTRISGLIAGQTASPKELPPTAVVIPIHCEDVARVAAGLESMMKSAASVGLGENLDFFLLSDTTDPDIWLQEEKAFSKLSRKPETKGRVYYRKRRINLNKKSGNIADFCRRWGRRYRYMIVLDADSLVTGECMLNLIKLMEAVPNAGIIQTVPKIIRGKSLFQRLAQFGTWLGNPIFGAGSYYWQVFSGPFWGHNAIVRLKPFMEHCGLPGLPGEGAIGGKILSHDTVEAALIRKAGYTVWFAYDLEGSYEECPPNLLESLKRDNRWCQGNLQHFWFLFVGGLRISSRIHILLGILSYGSSLLWALLLVATSFTVMADTDYYRLASIPEEWAQFQESMYLPVFYGLQIYTILILFMPRILSFLDGLFFRRKESGIGFFSFIISFFIEFIQSVILAPAYMVQYTRFLWMTFWNRKIEWGPQNRDPAQGIDRMAAARALLPQAFYGTGISIWLFVYYPVLFYWLLPITGGWLLSYFWGVWTSSSKQGEIWKKRGFLLTPEETKQNTLLSDTENLEKEYSEFLDGMGSGRGIFLSVVDPLLFRFHTSRLRSRKKESDARKRYMNALVSNWKEYGPDSLNSKEMNRILWDKRTLNDLHFWFWETDLSKTHPWWKERFLEYQTRIRKEQIVSWFR, from the coding sequence ATGAACGCGGAAATTTTTCCCACTAGTATACCGGAGCCGGGTGGTATCTTAAGGGAAGCGTTCGATTCCAGGAAATTTACGTATAGAAGGTTAGGATTCGTCGGGGTTTTGGGACTTCTATCCTTATTCGGGATCTATTTAGAATATCGTTTTCTTCTAATAAACGGGATCTCTCCTTTGGAATGGGCAACACTTTTGCTTTTCTGCTTTTTATTTCCTCTATTGGCGTTCGGTGCAACTACTGCCATTTTTGGAACGATCCAAAGAATAAGGGGAGGAGATCCTACGCGTATCTCCGGTTTGATCGCCGGGCAAACAGCAAGCCCGAAGGAACTCCCACCAACCGCAGTAGTGATTCCAATCCATTGCGAAGATGTGGCGAGAGTCGCCGCAGGTTTGGAATCCATGATGAAATCCGCGGCCTCTGTTGGCTTAGGGGAAAACCTAGACTTCTTCTTATTATCCGATACGACAGATCCTGATATTTGGCTACAAGAAGAGAAGGCATTCTCCAAACTTTCCAGAAAACCGGAAACAAAGGGAAGGGTATATTACAGAAAAAGAAGGATTAACCTGAACAAAAAATCGGGGAATATCGCGGACTTTTGCAGGAGATGGGGAAGACGTTATAGATACATGATCGTTTTGGATGCGGACAGTTTAGTAACTGGCGAATGTATGCTAAACCTGATAAAACTCATGGAAGCAGTGCCTAACGCAGGTATCATACAGACAGTCCCTAAGATCATTCGAGGAAAAAGTTTATTCCAAAGATTGGCCCAATTCGGGACTTGGCTTGGAAATCCAATTTTTGGCGCAGGCTCTTATTATTGGCAGGTATTTTCAGGACCGTTTTGGGGGCATAATGCGATCGTAAGGCTAAAACCTTTTATGGAACATTGTGGTCTTCCCGGTTTGCCTGGAGAAGGTGCCATCGGTGGAAAGATACTCTCTCATGATACGGTAGAAGCTGCATTAATTAGAAAAGCCGGATATACTGTTTGGTTTGCTTATGATTTAGAAGGTTCTTACGAGGAATGTCCGCCTAATCTTCTGGAAAGTTTGAAAAGGGACAATCGTTGGTGCCAAGGAAACCTACAGCATTTCTGGTTTTTATTCGTAGGTGGACTACGGATCTCTAGTAGGATCCATATTCTTTTGGGGATACTTTCTTACGGAAGTTCTCTTCTTTGGGCATTATTACTGGTTGCGACCAGCTTTACCGTAATGGCGGATACTGATTATTACCGTCTGGCATCTATTCCGGAAGAATGGGCTCAATTCCAGGAGAGTATGTATCTTCCCGTCTTCTATGGATTACAGATTTATACTATTCTAATATTATTCATGCCTCGTATTCTTTCTTTTCTGGACGGTTTGTTTTTTCGCAGGAAAGAAAGTGGGATCGGATTTTTTTCATTTATAATTTCTTTTTTTATAGAATTTATCCAATCGGTGATCTTGGCTCCAGCGTATATGGTTCAGTATACTAGATTCCTCTGGATGACTTTCTGGAATAGAAAGATTGAATGGGGACCTCAAAACAGGGACCCGGCACAAGGGATTGATAGAATGGCCGCTGCTCGCGCATTACTTCCTCAAGCGTTCTATGGCACTGGAATTTCTATCTGGTTATTCGTTTATTATCCTGTACTTTTTTATTGGCTGCTACCAATCACAGGTGGCTGGCTTCTTTCTTATTTCTGGGGAGTATGGACTTCTTCTTCTAAACAAGGAGAAATTTGGAAAAAACGAGGATTTCTTTTAACTCCTGAAGAAACCAAACAGAATACTCTTTTGTCGGATACTGAAAATTTAGAAAAAGAATATTCCGAATTCTTGGATGGAATGGGATCAGGAAGAGGGATTTTTCTTTCCGTTGTAGATCCTTTACTATTTCGTTTTCATACTTCTCGTTTGAGATCTAGGAAAAAAGAATCAGATGCTCGTAAAAGATATATGAATGCTCTGGTTTCTAACTGGAAAGAATACGGTCCTGATTCTTTAAATTCCAAAGAGATGAACCGGATTCTTTGGGACAAACGTACTTTGAATGACCTTCATTTCTGGTTTTGGGAAACAGATCTTTCTAAAACACATCCTTGGTGGAAGGAAAGATTTTTAGAATACCAAACCAGGATACGCAAAGAACAGATCGTTTCCTGGTTTAGGTAG